In Rissa tridactyla isolate bRisTri1 chromosome 8, bRisTri1.patW.cur.20221130, whole genome shotgun sequence, one genomic interval encodes:
- the TAL1 gene encoding T-cell acute lymphocytic leukemia protein 1 isoform X1, whose amino-acid sequence MKSKWTMDRPPAPPPPSDPRDARPPRRHDSETETTSEPESSRGGMEAPADPQLLLNGAAKEAGRPSPGPPAAPVPVIELVRRGGSLDIKSREAAGEAMQRAPGAEPCRAAEAACEARMVQLSPPALPLQPPGRAMLYNLGQPLATINSGFFGEPDSFSMYGSNRVKRRPSPYEMEITDGPHTKVVRRIFTNSRERWRQQNVNGAFAELRKLIPTHPPDKKLSKNEILRLAMKYINFLAKLLNDQEEEGNQRGKVNKDSGIVQEDLLQDMLSPNSSCGSSLDGAASPDSFTEEHETLDSKHTRSLHHAILPVEGNAQR is encoded by the exons ATGAAAAGCAAATG GACGATGGAcaggccgcccgccccgccgccccccagtGACCCCCGCGatgcccgccccccccggcgGCACGACTCGGAAACGGAGACCACGAGCGAGCCGGAGAGCAGCCGCGGGGGCATGGAGGCGCCGGCCgacccccagctgctgctcaaCGGGGCGGCCAAGGAGGCGGGCCGGCCCTcccccgggccccccgccgcccccgtccCCGTCATCGAGCTGGTGCGCCGGGGGGGCTCCCTGGACATAAAaagccgggaggcggcgggggaggcgaTGCAGAGAGCGCCGGGCGCCGAGCCGTGCCGCGCCGCCGAGGCCGCCTGCGAGGCCCGCATGGTGCAGCTGAGCCCCCCCGCGCTCCCACTGCAGCCCCCCGGCAGGGCCATGCTCTACAACCTGGGCCAGCCGCTGGCCACCATCAACAG CGGGTTTTTCGGCGAACCGGATTCCTTCTCCATGTACGGCAGCAACCGGGTGAAGAGGAGACCCTCTCCCTACGAGATGGAGATCACCGACG GTCCTCATACGAAAGTGGTTCGTCGCATTTTTACCAACAGCCGGGAGAGGTGGAGGCAGCAGAACGTCAACGGAGCCTTTGCAGAGCTTCGCAAGCTCATCCCCACCCACCCGCCTGACAAAAAACTGAGCAAGAACGAGATTTTGCGCCTGGCTATGAAATACATCAACTTCCTGGCCAAGCTGCTCAACGaccaggaggaagaaggaaaccAAAGGGGCAAAGTGAACAAAGACTCTGGGATAGTCCAGGAAGACCTCCTGCAGGACATGTTGTCTCCTAACTCTAGCTGTGGAAGTTCTTTAGACGGAGCGGCAAGCCCGGACAGCTTCACGGAAGAGCACGAAACACTAGATTCGAAGCACACGCGGAGCCTGCACCATGCCATCCTCCCCGTAGAAGGCAACGCGCAGCGGTGA
- the TAL1 gene encoding T-cell acute lymphocytic leukemia protein 1 isoform X2 yields the protein MDRPPAPPPPSDPRDARPPRRHDSETETTSEPESSRGGMEAPADPQLLLNGAAKEAGRPSPGPPAAPVPVIELVRRGGSLDIKSREAAGEAMQRAPGAEPCRAAEAACEARMVQLSPPALPLQPPGRAMLYNLGQPLATINSGFFGEPDSFSMYGSNRVKRRPSPYEMEITDGPHTKVVRRIFTNSRERWRQQNVNGAFAELRKLIPTHPPDKKLSKNEILRLAMKYINFLAKLLNDQEEEGNQRGKVNKDSGIVQEDLLQDMLSPNSSCGSSLDGAASPDSFTEEHETLDSKHTRSLHHAILPVEGNAQR from the exons ATGGAcaggccgcccgccccgccgccccccagtGACCCCCGCGatgcccgccccccccggcgGCACGACTCGGAAACGGAGACCACGAGCGAGCCGGAGAGCAGCCGCGGGGGCATGGAGGCGCCGGCCgacccccagctgctgctcaaCGGGGCGGCCAAGGAGGCGGGCCGGCCCTcccccgggccccccgccgcccccgtccCCGTCATCGAGCTGGTGCGCCGGGGGGGCTCCCTGGACATAAAaagccgggaggcggcgggggaggcgaTGCAGAGAGCGCCGGGCGCCGAGCCGTGCCGCGCCGCCGAGGCCGCCTGCGAGGCCCGCATGGTGCAGCTGAGCCCCCCCGCGCTCCCACTGCAGCCCCCCGGCAGGGCCATGCTCTACAACCTGGGCCAGCCGCTGGCCACCATCAACAG CGGGTTTTTCGGCGAACCGGATTCCTTCTCCATGTACGGCAGCAACCGGGTGAAGAGGAGACCCTCTCCCTACGAGATGGAGATCACCGACG GTCCTCATACGAAAGTGGTTCGTCGCATTTTTACCAACAGCCGGGAGAGGTGGAGGCAGCAGAACGTCAACGGAGCCTTTGCAGAGCTTCGCAAGCTCATCCCCACCCACCCGCCTGACAAAAAACTGAGCAAGAACGAGATTTTGCGCCTGGCTATGAAATACATCAACTTCCTGGCCAAGCTGCTCAACGaccaggaggaagaaggaaaccAAAGGGGCAAAGTGAACAAAGACTCTGGGATAGTCCAGGAAGACCTCCTGCAGGACATGTTGTCTCCTAACTCTAGCTGTGGAAGTTCTTTAGACGGAGCGGCAAGCCCGGACAGCTTCACGGAAGAGCACGAAACACTAGATTCGAAGCACACGCGGAGCCTGCACCATGCCATCCTCCCCGTAGAAGGCAACGCGCAGCGGTGA